The genome window CTTTGAAAGTATATTattcttttacatttttatttttttttatttaacacatTCACTTACAACATGATTGGGAATGAGTACAGCAAATATTCCGAGCACTAGTCGAAAAACTACGAAGTCAGCTCCCATAGCGTTGAGTTTCTAATGAGTACGAAATTACCAAAAAactaatattcaaattgatccAGCATTCTTCCAACTGTTACTAATTAGACATATAATTGTGATCTagatttgtttactttatgtgtatgtgaatTCATGATTTATTGGGCCTCGTTCAGATTGTGTTATTTAGTTAAAGCTGAACAGCATCCTAAGaatggaaaatatttgtaagGCAAGCCTTTAATTATCTACATATTTGTACTTACATAATAAACACATTTATAGAAAATGTAGAGAAAGGAATTAATTTTAGATGGATGTGATTGCTTATTTGTTGaagtttttccttttattataattataaatttcattaataagGTTACCttccaaattttattattttagaaacaacaattgtacatatatgttattGTTCGTCCCATCGTTGTCATCATTGAAATTCACTTTGCTAGTGTTTTTACAATTGTTAAATTAGACTTAGAATGGTACATTACAGAATACACTGCAGATATTGCAATACAACTTACACTACAACATAAGCCTAGTCACCCAAATGTGTATATTGGAAAATTTATTCTTTCTACATATCAATGATATTTTCAgtgaatgaaaaatatacatcTGTCGTCAGCAGAAACCTCTTATCATAAATCCACTTCAAAGTCAATAGATAATCACCAGTCGGGAAAGGTAGATGTAGTTGTTTAGGATACACATGAAATCCTTTAATTAGTTGGTATCCCTGCTCGTGTATTCgtacataattatttattattattaagatCAATATAATAAGATTAAAACTTACCATATAAGGACAGGAATGGTTAAGGTTCGAATACTCTTTCGAGATAGTATGAACAACTTTCAAAATTGgattattgaattttttgaCAAACTTGCAAATATCTACGACGGTTTTGACTATCCACGGCTTATAGCCATTGGCTTTCTTAAGTATTTGCATATCCAGTAAAATATCACTGGATGAAAAGAGCATTGATATATTcagatttaaaattgtaatatttcgATTAATAGCTCTTAGTCGACATTCATTGACATATATCAATGATTGATTTTCACTCTTACAGATTACGTTTGTCATCTTTAACTGAGCAGTTTCCTAAGAACGAGAAATATTTACAAACCACACTTTTAATTCACCATTTATACTTACATAAACGGAGAGGTATGCAGAAAAGAGTCCCAAGAGTAATCCATAAGCTATGATTTTAGCTCCCATAACGTTGAATTTCATATGAATACTAgaccaacaaaacaattttaaaatttcatctTAAAATGTGCAATTTCATACTCGCTTCGTTAAACCAAGTGATTGGTTAGTTGTTTTCTGTtaattttctttctatttcatgtattataaatttgtgattataaataataaggTTGTagtgcaattattattttgtggcATGACACTGTCATTAAAGTGAACAGTTTTGGCAGTGTTTTACATATCTATATAGTTCTCGGTGAATGTAAAATACACTTTTGTGGTTATCTGTATTTTCTTGTCGAAGAACCATTTCATAAGCAGAAGATATTCGCCGGTTGGCAAAGGAAGTCCTATATTAGCAGCTGTAATATGAAATCCTTTTATTATTACTGGACCCTGTTCGTGTACTCGTTAATAAagatttatataatataaagaataaaacTACTTACGTCATAGGGGCAACTGTGGTTAATATTGGAAAAATCTTTAAAGAGACTATAAACAATCCTTGCATATGGATTGTAAGCTTTTCTGAGAGCACGACACACATCAATAAAAGTCTTAATTAGCCAAGGTTTGTAACCATTGGCTCTCTTAAATAGTTGCATATCTAATGTGATATCTTTAGCAGGATATTTAAGCAGTTCATAAACATTGAATATCGTGAGGTTTCGACTAATTGCTTTCAAACGGCATTCATAAACGTGAACCCATGATTCATTGTGACTGAAACAGT of Drosophila nasuta strain 15112-1781.00 chromosome 3, ASM2355853v1, whole genome shotgun sequence contains these proteins:
- the LOC132793580 gene encoding uncharacterized protein LOC132793580 gives rise to the protein MKFNVMGAKIIAYGLLLGLFSAYLSVYETAQLKMTNVICKSENQSLIYVNECRLRAINRNITILNLNISMLFSSSDILLDMQILKKANGYKPWIVKTVVDICKFVKKFNNPILKVVHTISKEYSNLNHSCPYMGYQLIKGFHVYPKQLHLPFPTGDYLLTLKWIYDKRFLLTTDVYFSFTENIIDM